Within the Thermosynechococcaceae cyanobacterium Okahandja genome, the region CAGCGCTTGAATGATCCCTATACGCGGTTTATGACACCGGAGGAGTTTGCAATTTTGCGGACTCAGACGTCGGGGGAGGTGTCGGGAATTGGTATTCGCTTGGGGGTGGATGAAAAGACGCAGCAGTTAACAATTTTGGAGCCACTGGCCAATTCTCCGGCGACGCGGGCAGGGATTGAGGCGGGCGATCGCCTCTTGGCGATTGATGGTCAGTCAACGCGGCGAATGTCTGTTGAGGAAGCGTCGCGGCGGATTCGCGGTCGGGTAGGTACGCCGATTGAGTTGCAGTTGTTTCGCCCCAATCGGGGGACGTTTCGCCTGAGGCTAATGCGAGCATTAATTGAGTTGCCAGCGGTGCGATCGCTGATCAAGGAGGAGGGCGAGCAGCGGATTGGCTATATTTATCTGAGTGAGTTTACCTCCCATGCGGCGGATCAGGTGCAGGCGGCCATTCAGCAGTTAACGGCGGAGCGGGTGGATGGCTTTGTGCTGGATTTGCGGGGTAATCCGGGGGGCTTGCTACAGGCGGGGATTGATATTGCTCGGATGTGGCTGAATCATGGCTTAATTGTCCGCACGGTGGATCGCAGTGGCCACAGTGAACAGGCACGGGCGAATCAATCGGCGCTGACAACGTTGCCCCTTGTGGTGTTGGTGGATCAGCGTTCCGCCAGCAGTAGTGAAATTCTCACAGGTGCGTTGCAGGACAATGGACGCGCAATTGTGGTGGGCACCAAAACTTACGGTAAGGCGCTGGTGCAGTCGATTCATCAATTGAGTGATGGCTCGGGGTTATCGGTAACGGTGGCTCACTACTATACGCCCAAGGGGACGGATATTAATCGCATGGGGATTACGCCAAATGTGGTGGTCAACCTGCCCCAAGAGGTGAGTCGCAATCCGCGTCTTTGGGCTACGGCAGCGGATCCTCTCTATCGAGAGGCGGTAGTGCAACTGCGGCAAGCTATTTACCGCGCTCAGTTGTCAACGCCCCTGAATACGGCTCAAACGGCGGAGGGGGCACAGGAGTTGCAACCCTCGCTGGTGAAGTAATGCCCCAAGCCTCGTCTCGCCCGGTGAGCGATCGCCCCAGTCGTACGATTCAGCTTGGCTTCCATGCCCTTGCAGAGCCACTTCGCCTTGAGGTGATCCACATTTTGGATGCTCAGGAGTTGTGCGTTTGTGATTTGTGCGATCGCCTCAACCTCTCGCCATCGAAGCTATCGTTTCATTTACGAGCCTTGCGACAGGCTAATTTAGTGGTGTCTCGTCAGGAGGGGCGCTGGGTGTACTATCGCCTAAATCGTCCTCAGTTTCAGGCGCTGATGGACTATTTGGCGCAGTTTACTTCGGGAGACATTGCCATGGGGCGGGTCTGCTCCTAGGTTTAGAAATCTACACCGCGCTTCAGGTCAATGCCCTTTTCGGCGTAGTGCTTGTGGCAAATCATTTCTGAGTGGACGCTGGCGAGGTCAAAGTAGGCAGGGGGATTTTTGCAGCGTCCGGTAATGATGATTTCGGTGGCGGGGGGTTTGCGCAGCAGAGTTTGAATAATGGACTCAACGGGTAAGAGTTCGAGATCGACGGTGGGATTGAGTTCGTCGAGAATGATGGTTTTGTAAAGTCCCGAGGCGATCGCGGCACGGGCAATTTCCCAGCCCCGTTCAGCTTCGATGTAGTCAATATCCTGTTGTTGG harbors:
- a CDS encoding metalloregulator ArsR/SmtB family transcription factor encodes the protein MPQASSRPVSDRPSRTIQLGFHALAEPLRLEVIHILDAQELCVCDLCDRLNLSPSKLSFHLRALRQANLVVSRQEGRWVYYRLNRPQFQALMDYLAQFTSGDIAMGRVCS
- a CDS encoding S41 family peptidase; the encoded protein is MPQVKILGFRYWSVVASSVLVSGAMALLPAPSYGGFQDSPKALVDEVWQVVQQEYVDTSFNHLDWLAVRQEFLEQRYTSREQAYRAIQGMLQRLNDPYTRFMTPEEFAILRTQTSGEVSGIGIRLGVDEKTQQLTILEPLANSPATRAGIEAGDRLLAIDGQSTRRMSVEEASRRIRGRVGTPIELQLFRPNRGTFRLRLMRALIELPAVRSLIKEEGEQRIGYIYLSEFTSHAADQVQAAIQQLTAERVDGFVLDLRGNPGGLLQAGIDIARMWLNHGLIVRTVDRSGHSEQARANQSALTTLPLVVLVDQRSASSSEILTGALQDNGRAIVVGTKTYGKALVQSIHQLSDGSGLSVTVAHYYTPKGTDINRMGITPNVVVNLPQEVSRNPRLWATAADPLYREAVVQLRQAIYRAQLSTPLNTAQTAEGAQELQPSLVK